One part of the Diadema setosum chromosome 22, eeDiaSeto1, whole genome shotgun sequence genome encodes these proteins:
- the LOC140244993 gene encoding ferroptosis suppressor protein 1-like encodes MGASSSSSGNDLQNKTVVIVGSSFAGKKVGLPLRGKCKLVVIDTREALHLAPASPRALVDEGFVKKTFVPIKDMFGESFRRGKVTAINPSENNVTLADGEIIAYDYLVIATGSSGPYPGKVADDVSMEDALQMYKNTVAQVKEAQTVTIIGGGAVGVEIAGEIATDFPDKKVILVHSRNELVEPPVHRKLKEKVKKQLENLNVQLILGERVDDLSSYPTDRVSGPREVKTDKGRTIQSDLVFVCVGGKINNQAYQESLKESMDQSGYLMVDANLRVKGHDNIFAVGDCCDADVQKMLYRAERQAEALVQNIVRHSSGRPMKAYKQPAMLYAVSLGRNGGAIQIGNVVFGAWLMKRLKGEDLFAGRMWDHCGLSVPRN; translated from the exons ATGGGTGCATCAAGCTCGTCGAGCGGCAACGACCTGCAGAACAAGACGGTGGTGATCGTTGGCAGCAGCTTCGCAGGGAAGAAGGTGGGACTGCCTCTCAGGGGTAAATGTAAGCTGGTCGTCATCGATACCAGAGAGGCTCTCCACCTCGCTCCAGCCTCACCTAGAGCTCTTGTGGACGAAG GATTTGTGAAGAAAACATTTGTTCCAATCAAAGACATGTTTGGAGAAAGCTTTCGGCGCGGTAAGGTTACTGCAATCAACCCATCCGAGAACAATGTTACACTGGCAGACGGAGAGATTATTGCTTACGATTATCTGGTAATAGCAACTGGTAGCAGCGGACCGTACCCTGGAAAGGTCGCAGATGACGTCAGTATGGAGGACGCCCTCCAGATGTACAAGAACACAGTTGCACAG GTGAAAGAAGCACAAACGGTCACCATCATAGGGGGCGGTGCAGTTGGAGTTGAGATAGCTGGTGAGATTGCCACCGACTTCCCCGACAAGAAAGTCATTCTAGTACATTCACGAAACGAGCTTGTCGAACCACCCGTTCACAGGAAGCTAAAAGAGAAGGTTAAAAAGCAACTAGAGAATCTGAATGTTCAGCTCATTCTag GAGAACGGGTCGATGACCTGAGCAGCTATCCGACTGATCGAGTGAGCGGACCAAGAGAAGTCAAGACAGACAAAGGACGAACCATACAGTCTGACTTGGTTTTCGTGTGCGTCGGTGGGAAAATCAACAACCAGGCGTATCAAGAATCCCTCA AGGAAAGTATGGATCAGTCCGGATATCTGATGGTAGATGCTAACCTgcgggtcaaaggtcatgacaACATCTTTGCAGTGGGAGACTGCTGTGATGCGGATGTGCAGAAAATGTTATATCGAGCTGAGCGTCAGGCTGAGGCCCTGGTCCAAAACATTGTGCGTCATAGCAGCGGGAGACCAATGAAAGCTTACAAGCAAC CGGCTATGCTTTACGCCGTGTCCCTGGGCAGGAATGGAGGTGCGATCCAAATTGGCAACGTAGTATTTGGGGCGTGGCTTATGAAGAGACTCAAGGGTGAAGATCTCTTCGCAGGGAGAATGTGGGATCACTGCGGCCTGTCAGTACCAAGGAACTGA
- the LOC140245025 gene encoding ferroptosis suppressor protein 1-like encodes MGLSPSTEALREKTVVVIGGSYGGKQIADSLRGCCKLIVIDTRESMHLTIAAPRAVVEPGFVKKTLIPMKEFYKDSFKRGTVQSIDPDEKAVTLTDGEKIPYDYLVIASGSSAPFPGKIDNDMSTEKAIELYQGICEKVKAAEKIVIIGGGAVGVELAGEIATDHPGKDVTIIHARDSLLEPVLSEKLRANALAFLQAMDVKVLFGEKVTNLEEMPKDASSPATVKTDQGKELQADVVFVCIGMKVNSQAYTSSLAGSMDERGALKVNSYLQVEGHENIFAVGDCCNADMQKMALRAGEQAKAAAKNIILHAGGSQMKPYKPPTVLFLVSVGRNKGQLQMGPVTTGVGFIVSMKIKDLFTSRTWKEWGMEVPE; translated from the exons ATGGGTTTATCGCCAAGTACAGAAGCTCTTCGTGAGAAGACTGTTGTGGTCATTGGAGGCAGCTATGGAGGAAAGCAGATAGCTGACTCTTTGCGAGGATGTTGTAAACTGATTGTTATTGACACCAGAGAATCTATGCACCTGACTATTGCAGCACCACGAGCAGTAGTAGAACCAG GTTTTGTGAAGAAGACACTGATACCAATGAAGGAATTCTACAAAGACAGCTTCAAGAGAGGCACTGTGCAGTCCATTGACCCTGATGAAAAAGCAGTTACCCTCACCGATGGGGAAAAGATTCCCTATGATTACCTGGTGATAGCATCAGGCAGCAGTGCTCCCTTTCCTGGTAAAATAGACAATGACATGAGTACAGAGAAGGCCATAGAGCTGTACCAGGGTATTTGTGAAAAG GTGAAAGCTGCAGAGAAAATAGTGATCATTGGTGGAGGAGCAGTAGGGGTGGAGCTTGCTGGTGAGATTGCCACAGACCACCCTGGGAAAGATGTCACCATCATCCATGCTAGGGACTCCCTGCTTGAACCGGTTCTCAGTGAGAAACTGCGGGCGAATGCTCTAGCCTTCCTTCAGGCCATGGATGTCAAAGTACTCTTTG GAGAAAAGGTGACCAACTTGGAAGAGATGCCTAAAGATGCCTCCAGCCCAGCGACTGTGAAGACAGACCAGGGCAAGGAGCTTCAGGCAGACGTTGTCTTTGTCTGTATTGGAATGAAGGTCAACAGTCAGGCATATACCAGCAGTCTGG CTGGCAGTATGGATGAAAGAGGTGCCCTCAAGGTCAATTCATACTTACAGGTCGAAGGTCATGAGAACATATTTGCTGTAGGAGATTGCTGCAATGCTGATATGCAGAAGATGGCACTCCGAGCCGGGGAGCAAGCGAAAGCGGCGGCCAAGAATATCATTCTGCATGCTGGTGGTTCACAGATGAAGCCATACAAGCCAC CTACTGTCTTGTTCCTGGTATCCGTAGGTCGCAACAAGGGACAGCTGCAAATGGGTCCAGTAACAACAGGAGTCGGCTTTATTGTGTCAATGAAGATCAAAGATCTCTTCACTTCAAGGACATGGAAAGAGTGGGGAATGGAAGTTCCGGAATAA